A genomic segment from Nocardiopsis sp. Huas11 encodes:
- a CDS encoding alanine racemase, producing MTRLRETYDTATRDLEPPFAMVDLAALRANAAELTRRAHGRPVRVASKSVRSRDLLRTVLELPGYAGVMAFTLPEALWLASGGPDDPLARDILVAYPTADRGALVRLARDPEAARVITVMVDDTAHLDLIASAVAEAGADGSESSPVRVCLDIDTSWQPLGSGLRIGSYRSPVRTPEQAAALARAVVRRPELVLDGIMAYEGQIAGVGDAPPGRPLYGRLLRAVQRRSAIELARRRAAIVRAVRAVTDLRFVNGGGTGSLHTTGRERAVTEVAAGSGLFHPHLFDHYRSFDGRPAALFALPVVRRPAPGVATVLGGGYPASGPADRFRAPLPHLPAGLSFTANEGAGEVQTPLVGAAADRLDIGDRVWMRHAKAGELCERFDTLHLVDSDTGAHVGTAPTYRGEGRTFL from the coding sequence ATGACACGTCTGCGCGAGACCTACGACACCGCCACACGCGACCTGGAACCCCCCTTCGCCATGGTCGACCTGGCGGCGCTGCGCGCCAACGCCGCCGAGCTCACCCGGCGCGCGCACGGCCGCCCCGTGCGCGTCGCCAGCAAGTCCGTGCGCAGCCGCGACCTGCTCCGGACCGTCCTGGAGCTGCCCGGCTACGCCGGCGTCATGGCCTTCACCCTCCCCGAAGCCCTCTGGCTCGCCTCCGGCGGCCCGGACGACCCCCTGGCGCGCGACATCCTCGTCGCCTACCCCACCGCCGACCGCGGTGCCCTGGTCCGGCTCGCCCGCGACCCCGAGGCCGCCCGCGTCATCACCGTGATGGTGGACGACACCGCCCACCTGGACCTGATCGCCTCCGCCGTCGCCGAGGCCGGCGCCGACGGCTCGGAGTCCTCCCCTGTCCGGGTGTGCCTGGACATCGACACCAGCTGGCAGCCGCTCGGCTCCGGCCTGCGCATCGGCAGCTACCGCTCCCCCGTGCGCACACCCGAGCAGGCGGCCGCGCTCGCCCGCGCCGTCGTGCGCCGCCCGGAGCTGGTCCTGGACGGCATCATGGCCTACGAGGGCCAGATCGCCGGAGTCGGCGACGCCCCGCCCGGACGCCCCCTCTACGGCCGCCTGCTGCGCGCCGTCCAGCGCCGCTCGGCGATCGAGCTGGCGCGGCGCCGGGCCGCGATCGTCCGGGCCGTACGCGCCGTCACCGACCTGCGCTTCGTCAACGGCGGCGGTACCGGCAGCCTGCACACCACCGGACGGGAACGCGCCGTCACCGAAGTCGCCGCCGGATCCGGGCTCTTCCACCCGCACCTGTTCGACCACTACCGGTCCTTCGACGGGCGCCCCGCCGCGCTCTTCGCGCTCCCCGTGGTGCGCCGCCCCGCCCCCGGCGTGGCCACCGTGCTCGGCGGCGGCTACCCCGCCTCCGGCCCCGCCGACCGGTTCCGGGCACCGCTGCCGCACCTGCCCGCGGGGCTCTCCTTCACCGCCAACGAGGGGGCCGGCGAGGTCCAGACGCCCCTGGTGGGCGCCGCCGCCGACCGCCTCGACATCGGCGACCGGGTGTGGATGCGCCACGCCAAGGCCGGGGAGCTGTGCGAGCGCTTCGACACGCTGCACCTGGTCGACTCCGACACCGGCGCCCACGTGGGCACCGCCCCCACCTACCGCGGGGAGGGCCGCACGTTCCTCTGA
- a CDS encoding bifunctional 2-polyprenyl-6-hydroxyphenol methylase/3-demethylubiquinol 3-O-methyltransferase UbiG, with protein sequence MTEDWLSANRENWDDRTRVHADSDYYDLPRFREGACTLRDFELAEVGDVSGRSLLHLQCHMGQDTLSWARRGAAVTGLDFTEAAIRTARGLARDIGTPARFVVSDVHEARESLGGERFDIVYTGIGSLVWLPDLTRWADVVADALDDGGFLYLAEFHPLTDVLGADGRSVEEGYFNAGGEVCEDPNSYTDGAPLEKAVSVQWRHSLGEVVTALATAGLRIEFLHEHTATLFQRFPDLRRGDDGMYRFPPERPPIPLMYSLRARQRNVRPSPR encoded by the coding sequence ATGACCGAGGACTGGCTCAGCGCCAACCGGGAGAACTGGGACGACCGGACCCGTGTGCACGCCGACAGCGACTACTACGACCTGCCCCGGTTCCGGGAGGGCGCCTGCACGCTGCGCGACTTCGAGCTCGCCGAGGTCGGCGACGTGTCCGGCCGCAGCCTGCTGCACCTGCAGTGCCACATGGGGCAGGACACGCTGTCCTGGGCGCGCCGCGGGGCGGCGGTCACCGGACTGGACTTCACCGAGGCCGCGATCCGTACGGCGCGGGGGCTGGCGCGGGACATCGGGACGCCCGCCCGGTTCGTCGTCTCCGACGTCCACGAGGCGCGCGAGTCCCTGGGTGGGGAGCGCTTCGACATCGTCTACACCGGCATCGGCTCCCTGGTCTGGCTGCCGGACCTGACCCGCTGGGCGGACGTGGTGGCGGACGCGCTCGACGACGGCGGCTTCCTCTACCTCGCGGAGTTCCACCCGCTGACCGACGTTCTGGGGGCGGACGGCCGGAGTGTGGAGGAGGGCTACTTCAACGCCGGGGGCGAGGTCTGCGAGGACCCCAACAGCTACACCGACGGCGCCCCGCTGGAGAAGGCCGTGTCGGTGCAGTGGCGCCACTCGCTCGGGGAGGTGGTGACCGCCCTGGCGACGGCCGGGTTGCGGATCGAGTTCCTGCACGAGCACACCGCCACCCTGTTCCAGCGCTTCCCCGATCTACGGCGCGGGGACGACGGGATGTACCGGTTCCCGCCGGAGCGTCCGCCGATCCCGCTGATGTACTCGCTGCGCGCGCGTCAGAGGAACGTGCGGCCCTCCCCGCGGTAG
- a CDS encoding DUF3618 domain-containing protein has translation MTGRDTEPRQTPAEVEAEINREQRQLARTLDELGEQARPANIARRQVAKAKERGTRLVDEARALVVGGAVRVESHLVEPEEGSIRLKGDDDVVTTYEARGRISTEALLLMAGIGAVVTAGVVAWAVRRKRG, from the coding sequence ATGACGGGACGCGACACCGAACCGCGCCAGACACCGGCGGAGGTCGAGGCCGAGATCAACCGCGAACAGCGGCAGCTGGCGCGAACCCTGGACGAGCTCGGCGAGCAGGCCCGCCCCGCGAACATCGCGCGCCGGCAGGTCGCCAAGGCCAAGGAGCGCGGGACCCGCCTGGTGGACGAGGCCCGTGCCCTGGTGGTCGGCGGCGCCGTCCGGGTCGAGAGCCACCTCGTCGAGCCCGAGGAGGGCAGTATCCGCCTCAAGGGCGACGACGACGTGGTCACCACCTACGAGGCACGCGGCAGGATCTCCACCGAGGCCCTGCTGCTGATGGCCGGGATCGGTGCGGTCGTCACCGCGGGCGTGGTGGCCTGGGCGGTGCGCCGCAAGCGCGGCTAG
- a CDS encoding CDP-alcohol phosphatidyltransferase family protein, whose product MPGFTLDEVRTRTLKERDSWWTVYLVDPMAVRLVRVVANRTSVTPNQLTVAALFLGLGAAVCFALGYRQALALGAVLYFLCFVVDCVDGKLARLTDSETLIGAWMDYVSDRFRVLVCAVALMGGQYVLAQEENPDAAPVVYVWLALAVVFVDMLRYLNALQVYKLRREMRSHLAAALERARATLSMLEPDPQGGDRPMSDGGEQAVLRHGIGVLEQILHSQNEREARNHRTAGKQPDLTLPKVDLHQEFRTRFPWYQRFWGALSARRVRTHLVGGIEFQMAVFVIAPLAMAIFAMPSLVGWIAAVAGVLLLAFEIAIIYKLWLSTRDFFRVVDGIDGALRFSGPSDGAEDEGRGTGSDTGSQTTMR is encoded by the coding sequence ATGCCTGGATTCACACTCGACGAGGTCAGGACCCGTACCCTCAAGGAGCGCGACTCCTGGTGGACGGTCTATCTCGTGGACCCGATGGCGGTCCGGCTCGTGCGCGTGGTGGCGAACCGGACGTCGGTCACGCCCAACCAGCTCACGGTGGCCGCGCTCTTCCTCGGGCTGGGCGCGGCGGTCTGCTTCGCGTTGGGCTACCGGCAGGCGCTCGCCCTGGGCGCCGTGCTCTACTTCCTGTGCTTCGTCGTGGACTGCGTGGACGGCAAGCTCGCGCGGCTCACCGACTCCGAGACCCTCATCGGCGCGTGGATGGACTACGTCTCCGACCGCTTCCGCGTGCTGGTGTGCGCGGTGGCTCTGATGGGCGGGCAGTACGTGCTCGCCCAGGAGGAGAACCCCGACGCCGCGCCCGTGGTCTACGTGTGGCTGGCGCTGGCCGTGGTCTTCGTCGACATGCTGCGCTACCTGAACGCGTTGCAGGTGTACAAGCTGCGCCGGGAGATGCGCTCGCACCTGGCCGCCGCCCTGGAGCGCGCACGCGCCACGCTGTCGATGCTGGAGCCCGACCCCCAGGGCGGGGACCGGCCGATGAGCGACGGCGGCGAGCAGGCCGTCCTGCGGCACGGCATCGGCGTGTTGGAGCAGATCCTGCACAGCCAGAACGAGCGCGAGGCGCGCAACCACCGCACGGCCGGCAAGCAGCCGGACCTGACGCTGCCGAAGGTGGACCTGCACCAGGAGTTCCGGACCCGGTTCCCCTGGTACCAGCGGTTCTGGGGCGCGTTGAGCGCCCGGCGGGTCCGTACCCACCTGGTCGGCGGCATCGAGTTCCAGATGGCGGTGTTCGTGATCGCGCCGCTGGCGATGGCGATCTTCGCGATGCCGTCGCTGGTCGGCTGGATCGCCGCGGTCGCGGGCGTTTTGCTTCTCGCGTTCGAGATCGCGATCATCTATAAACTGTGGTTGTCCACGCGGGACTTCTTCCGCGTGGTCGACGGGATCGACGGCGCGCTGAGGTTCTCCGGTCCGTCCGACGGCGCGGAGGATGAGGGCCGGGGCACCGGCTCGGACACGGGTTCCCAGACCACGATGCGCTGA
- the bcp gene encoding thioredoxin-dependent thiol peroxidase, protein MSDPIRLEAGDPAPDFTLDDADGKPVTLSQVLADTGKRVVLYFYPAAMTPGCTTEACDFRDNLRDFDSAGLTVLGVSPDSSDKLAKFRDKEGLTFTLLGDPDKETLRAYGAFGEKKNYGRVVQGVIRSTVIVGTDGRVERAFYNVKATGHVDRIKRELGV, encoded by the coding sequence GTGAGCGACCCGATCCGCTTGGAAGCCGGAGATCCGGCACCGGACTTCACCCTCGACGACGCCGACGGCAAGCCCGTGACCCTCAGCCAGGTCCTGGCCGACACCGGTAAGCGCGTCGTGCTGTACTTCTACCCGGCGGCCATGACGCCCGGCTGCACCACGGAGGCCTGCGACTTCCGCGACAACCTCCGGGACTTCGACTCCGCCGGGCTCACCGTGCTGGGCGTGTCCCCGGACTCGAGCGACAAGCTCGCCAAGTTCCGGGACAAGGAGGGTCTGACCTTCACCCTGCTCGGTGACCCGGACAAGGAAACCCTGCGGGCCTACGGGGCCTTCGGTGAGAAGAAGAACTACGGCCGCGTCGTCCAGGGCGTCATCCGCTCCACCGTCATCGTCGGCACCGACGGCAGGGTCGAGCGGGCCTTCTACAACGTGAAGGCGACCGGCCACGTCGACCGCATCAAGCGGGAACTGGGAGTCTAG
- a CDS encoding serine/threonine-protein kinase, whose product MDGSGADGRLLKGRYQLVSEIARGGVGTVWRATDLVIDREVAVKELRLPADLSRSEREGLLQRTTREARVAGRLTHPSLVTVLDVVDEDDRPWIVMELVEASTLEELLRVSPLPYQRVAEIGLQLIDALKVAHAEGIVHRDIKPDNVMISPQGRVVLTDFGLAAWNGESALSESGRIIGSPAYIPPERAKAGPVGPESDLWSLGATLYAAVEGHPPYDRKGYIKILRQEQLDEPAAAGNAGPLAPVLAGLLKVEPGERLTAENATKMLRIAALAPWAPETSPETAAEGKATPAEPRPGAAAPRPVGKGVDTDEDVEDVEDEAGEVHESAREQAKEHFRAGGRVLAESLNERLRHSPEAMNSIMTSIRESTDTLGLTHSGRHAEHSRLPVVAAVVLGVLVLLAIVLWALMGR is encoded by the coding sequence ATGGACGGCTCCGGAGCTGACGGCCGGCTGTTGAAGGGGCGCTACCAGCTCGTCTCGGAGATCGCCCGGGGCGGTGTCGGCACGGTGTGGCGCGCCACCGACCTGGTCATCGACCGCGAGGTCGCGGTCAAGGAGCTGCGGCTGCCCGCGGACCTGAGCCGATCCGAGCGCGAGGGGCTGCTCCAGCGCACCACGCGGGAGGCCCGCGTCGCCGGCCGCCTCACCCACCCCAGCCTGGTCACCGTCCTGGACGTGGTGGACGAGGACGACCGGCCGTGGATCGTCATGGAGCTGGTCGAGGCCTCCACGCTGGAGGAGCTGCTCAGAGTGAGCCCCCTGCCCTACCAGCGGGTGGCCGAGATCGGGCTCCAGCTCATCGACGCCCTCAAGGTCGCGCACGCCGAGGGCATCGTCCACCGCGACATCAAGCCCGACAACGTCATGATCAGCCCGCAGGGGCGGGTCGTGCTCACCGACTTCGGGCTCGCCGCCTGGAACGGCGAGTCCGCGCTGAGCGAGTCGGGCCGCATCATCGGATCGCCCGCCTACATCCCGCCGGAGCGCGCCAAGGCCGGTCCGGTCGGTCCGGAGTCGGACCTGTGGTCGCTGGGCGCCACCCTGTACGCCGCGGTGGAGGGCCACCCGCCCTACGACCGCAAGGGCTACATCAAGATCCTGCGCCAGGAGCAGTTGGACGAGCCGGCCGCGGCCGGCAACGCCGGTCCGCTGGCCCCGGTGCTCGCCGGCCTGCTCAAGGTGGAGCCGGGGGAGCGGCTGACCGCGGAGAACGCCACCAAGATGCTGCGCATCGCCGCGCTGGCCCCGTGGGCGCCCGAGACCAGCCCCGAGACCGCGGCCGAGGGCAAGGCGACCCCCGCCGAGCCGCGCCCGGGCGCGGCCGCGCCCCGGCCCGTGGGCAAGGGCGTGGACACCGACGAGGACGTCGAGGACGTCGAGGACGAGGCGGGCGAGGTCCACGAGTCCGCGCGGGAGCAGGCCAAGGAGCACTTCCGTGCCGGGGGCCGGGTCCTGGCCGAGTCGCTCAACGAGCGGCTGCGGCACAGCCCCGAGGCGATGAACTCGATCATGACCTCGATCCGCGAGTCCACGGACACGCTGGGCCTGACCCACTCCGGCCGGCACGCCGAGCACAGCCGACTGCCGGTGGTGGCCGCCGTGGTCCTCGGGGTCCTGGTGCTGCTGGCCATCGTGCTGTGGGCCCTGATGGGCCGCTGA
- a CDS encoding pitrilysin family protein: MLRPDIGTPASYTFPKPQRITVGGGTVVAIDVPGQRLASLRLVHPYGGAVEPLDAMGVGSLTSEVLEDGPDGNSSLAPALERHGAEWVSRVNWDGFITGLDAPANRLGEAVRLFADAVRRPALTADDIVRRRDQLLERFWLEAASASTLAMRSLGGQLFTGRYATPLAGGPVKLAQVEPETVAAFHADSIASVAGTLVVVGDLTGVDLEDLGKTVFGDAAATPVREVEAPAPPPGELPRVLIVDRPGSVQSALVIAHRAPSRSQVDLPRAEGISEVLGGLFTSRLNMELRERLGYTYGAGSRFDLRRDSGVFFATTQVEADTTAHSITASLEQIAKLRSSGVTTEELVSVRESNTVGLPVSYSTARAMASALVDMVVHDLPDDHVDRHRAGYEALTEDKLNSAAVEYLHPEEAVVVVVGDAERLREPLADVGAGPVEVRSPESLWT; the protein is encoded by the coding sequence ATGCTCCGACCCGACATCGGTACTCCAGCGTCCTACACCTTTCCCAAGCCCCAACGGATCACCGTCGGAGGCGGCACCGTCGTCGCCATCGACGTGCCCGGGCAGCGCCTCGCGTCGCTGCGCCTGGTCCACCCCTACGGCGGCGCCGTCGAGCCGCTGGACGCCATGGGCGTCGGCTCCCTGACCAGCGAGGTGCTGGAGGACGGCCCCGACGGCAACAGCTCGCTGGCGCCCGCCCTGGAGCGCCACGGCGCCGAGTGGGTCTCGCGGGTCAACTGGGACGGGTTCATCACCGGCCTCGACGCCCCGGCCAACCGCCTGGGCGAGGCCGTGCGCCTGTTCGCCGACGCCGTGCGCCGTCCGGCGCTCACCGCCGACGACATCGTCCGCCGCCGCGACCAGCTCCTGGAGCGGTTCTGGCTGGAGGCGGCCTCCGCCTCCACCCTGGCCATGCGCAGCCTGGGCGGACAGCTCTTCACGGGCCGCTACGCCACTCCGCTGGCCGGCGGACCGGTCAAGCTGGCCCAGGTCGAACCCGAGACCGTGGCCGCCTTCCACGCCGACTCGATCGCCTCCGTGGCCGGGACCCTGGTCGTGGTCGGCGACCTGACCGGGGTCGACCTGGAGGACCTGGGCAAGACCGTGTTCGGCGACGCCGCCGCCACTCCGGTGCGCGAGGTCGAGGCGCCCGCGCCGCCGCCGGGGGAGCTGCCGCGCGTGCTGATCGTGGACCGGCCCGGCTCGGTGCAGTCGGCGCTGGTCATCGCGCACCGCGCCCCCTCCCGGTCGCAGGTGGACCTGCCCCGGGCCGAGGGCATCAGCGAGGTGCTCGGCGGGCTGTTCACCTCCCGGCTCAACATGGAGCTGCGCGAGCGCCTGGGCTACACCTACGGCGCCGGTTCGCGGTTCGACCTGCGCCGCGACAGCGGGGTCTTCTTCGCCACCACCCAGGTGGAGGCGGACACCACGGCGCACTCGATCACCGCGTCCCTGGAGCAGATCGCCAAGCTGCGCTCCTCCGGCGTCACCACCGAGGAGCTGGTCTCGGTGCGCGAGTCCAACACGGTGGGGCTGCCGGTCAGCTACTCCACCGCGCGCGCCATGGCCTCCGCCCTGGTCGACATGGTCGTGCACGACCTGCCCGACGACCACGTGGACCGCCACCGCGCGGGGTACGAGGCGCTCACCGAGGACAAGCTCAACAGCGCCGCGGTGGAGTACCTGCACCCCGAGGAGGCCGTCGTGGTCGTGGTCGGCGACGCCGAGCGCCTGCGCGAGCCGCTCGCCGACGTCGGCGCCGGCCCGGTCGAGGTCCGCAGCCCCGAGTCCCTGTGGACCTGA
- a CDS encoding pitrilysin family protein, whose product MTTIGAAGRVGQYTLDNGLRLVTAPASTGQVAAVNLWYGVGSRHEVPGRTGFAHLFEHLMFQGSGNVAKGEHFEEVERLGGDINASTSTDRTNYYETVPEHALDRVLWLEADRLETLRDGMTQEVLDNQRDVVKNERRQRYDNQPYGTALERILGLAYPEGHPYHHPTIGSMADLDDADLDYVKSFHKAHYGPDNCVLTVVSDLDPEDVLARVEKYFGHLPARDFVPEAPDASLPQPLGGPVRDAVTENVPAAGVFLGYRVGAYGSRGFDVMHLASAVLGQGQGSRLYRSLVVDRPIAADDGGGSADILPFRYTDSLLLVNMLARDGVSGDALEEAMREELAKLAAGITEDELDRARAVLERDHLQSISSPSGLADSIGSCTQLFDDPELAYTWPERWSDITAEEVRAAAERLLVDDNLLVVRFDPETADAETAEAAPAPAP is encoded by the coding sequence GTGACGACCATCGGAGCAGCGGGACGGGTAGGTCAGTACACGCTCGACAACGGATTGCGTCTGGTGACCGCACCGGCCTCCACCGGCCAGGTCGCCGCCGTGAACCTGTGGTACGGCGTCGGCTCCCGCCACGAGGTACCTGGGCGTACCGGCTTCGCGCACCTGTTCGAGCACCTGATGTTCCAGGGCAGCGGCAACGTCGCCAAGGGCGAGCACTTCGAGGAGGTCGAGCGGCTGGGCGGCGACATCAACGCCTCCACCTCCACCGACCGCACGAACTACTACGAGACGGTCCCCGAGCACGCCCTGGACCGCGTCCTGTGGCTGGAGGCCGACCGCCTGGAGACCCTGCGCGACGGCATGACGCAGGAGGTGCTGGACAACCAGCGCGACGTCGTCAAGAACGAGCGCCGCCAGCGCTACGACAACCAGCCCTACGGCACCGCCCTGGAGCGCATCCTGGGCCTGGCCTACCCCGAGGGCCACCCCTACCACCACCCCACGATCGGCTCCATGGCCGACCTGGACGACGCCGACCTGGACTACGTCAAGTCGTTCCACAAGGCCCACTACGGGCCGGACAACTGCGTGCTCACCGTGGTCAGCGACCTCGACCCCGAGGACGTGCTGGCGCGTGTGGAGAAGTACTTCGGCCACCTCCCGGCCCGCGACTTCGTCCCCGAGGCCCCCGACGCCTCGCTGCCGCAGCCGCTGGGCGGCCCCGTGCGCGACGCCGTCACCGAGAACGTGCCCGCCGCCGGGGTGTTCCTGGGCTACCGCGTCGGCGCCTACGGCAGCCGCGGGTTCGACGTGATGCACCTGGCCTCGGCCGTGCTGGGGCAGGGGCAGGGCAGCCGCCTGTACCGCTCCCTGGTGGTCGACCGCCCCATCGCCGCCGACGACGGCGGCGGCTCGGCCGACATCCTGCCGTTCCGCTACACCGACAGCCTCCTGCTGGTGAACATGCTCGCCCGTGACGGCGTCAGCGGCGACGCGCTGGAGGAGGCCATGCGCGAGGAGCTGGCCAAGCTCGCCGCGGGCATCACCGAGGACGAGCTCGACCGGGCGCGCGCCGTCCTGGAGCGCGACCACCTGCAGTCCATCTCCAGCCCCTCCGGGCTGGCCGACTCCATCGGCTCCTGCACCCAGCTGTTCGACGACCCCGAGCTCGCCTACACCTGGCCCGAGCGCTGGAGCGACATCACCGCGGAGGAGGTGCGCGCCGCGGCGGAGCGCCTGCTGGTCGACGACAACCTGCTCGTCGTCCGCTTCGACCCCGAGACGGCCGACGCCGAGACGGCCGAGGCCGCACCGGCACCGGCGCCCTAG
- the sppA gene encoding signal peptide peptidase SppA, with translation MVDLSKITEPLSLARFGPRPQGPLVLELDLTEGVADEAAPDPVSQIMNRRRQHYLDVVEGIRRGARDADVAALIVRVDARSLGFAKVQELRDAVADFRATGKPAVAWADSFGEAGAGNLPYYLACAFPRVVMAPTGVLGLTGLIMRSTFVKGAVDKLGVTFEVGKRHEYKNAANGVTETGFTDAHREASDRLVTSLGDQIVEGVAQGRDLTDARVRELVSSGPLLAGEALEAGLLDGLAYRDEVYAELLQQVRHRHPKAPAPELRFVTRHHRKHTPVPRPHLGGGPGYIALISANGAITLGRSRRSPLGGGTVMGSDTVAAAFRAARRDPQVKAVVFRVDSRGGSATASDAIRRESALTSEQGIPVISAMGDFAASGGYYVTLGSDAVVAQPGTVTGSIGVILAKPVFGALMERFGVTTDSVSTGEHAGMFDTARPFSESEWERVNALLDEIYEDFVAKVARSRGMTRDQVHEVARGRVWTGQDAKERGLVDELGGLETAVRLAREKAGAGALPLRAFPRPNPLDRFRPHESSEDLAAAQPQSALGAWSAWGPLEHAARALGLPAGGALTLAGDWEIR, from the coding sequence ATGGTCGACCTCTCGAAGATCACGGAACCCTTGTCCCTCGCCCGGTTCGGGCCGCGTCCCCAAGGGCCGCTGGTACTCGAACTGGACCTGACCGAAGGGGTCGCCGACGAAGCCGCGCCCGACCCGGTCAGCCAGATCATGAACCGGCGCCGGCAGCACTACCTCGACGTCGTCGAGGGGATCCGCCGCGGCGCCCGGGACGCCGACGTGGCCGCCCTGATCGTGCGGGTCGACGCGCGTTCGCTCGGATTCGCCAAGGTCCAGGAGCTGCGCGACGCCGTCGCCGACTTCCGCGCCACCGGCAAGCCCGCCGTCGCCTGGGCCGACTCCTTCGGCGAGGCCGGCGCCGGGAACCTGCCCTACTACCTCGCGTGCGCCTTCCCCCGCGTGGTCATGGCGCCCACCGGCGTCCTGGGGCTGACCGGCCTGATCATGCGCAGCACCTTCGTCAAGGGCGCCGTGGACAAGCTCGGCGTGACCTTCGAGGTCGGCAAGCGCCACGAGTACAAGAACGCCGCCAACGGCGTGACCGAGACCGGCTTCACCGACGCCCACCGCGAGGCCAGCGACCGGCTCGTCACGTCCCTGGGCGACCAGATCGTCGAAGGTGTGGCCCAGGGCCGCGACCTCACCGACGCCAGGGTCCGCGAGCTGGTCTCCAGCGGCCCCCTGCTCGCCGGCGAGGCGCTGGAGGCCGGGCTCCTGGACGGGCTGGCCTACCGCGACGAGGTCTACGCCGAACTGCTGCAGCAGGTGCGCCACCGGCACCCCAAGGCCCCCGCCCCGGAACTGCGCTTCGTCACGCGCCACCACCGCAAGCACACCCCCGTCCCCCGGCCGCACCTGGGCGGCGGACCCGGCTACATCGCGCTGATCAGCGCCAACGGGGCGATCACCCTGGGCCGCTCCCGCCGTTCGCCACTGGGCGGCGGCACCGTCATGGGCTCGGACACCGTCGCCGCGGCCTTCCGCGCCGCACGCCGCGACCCCCAGGTCAAGGCCGTGGTGTTCCGGGTCGACAGCCGGGGCGGCTCGGCCACCGCCTCCGACGCCATCCGCCGCGAGTCCGCGCTGACCAGCGAACAGGGCATCCCGGTGATCTCCGCGATGGGCGACTTCGCCGCCTCGGGCGGCTACTACGTGACCCTGGGCTCGGACGCCGTCGTCGCCCAGCCCGGCACGGTGACCGGCTCGATCGGCGTCATCCTGGCCAAGCCGGTGTTCGGCGCCCTCATGGAGCGGTTCGGCGTGACCACCGACTCGGTGAGCACCGGCGAGCACGCCGGGATGTTCGACACCGCCCGCCCCTTCAGCGAGTCCGAGTGGGAGCGGGTCAACGCGCTGCTGGACGAGATCTACGAGGACTTCGTCGCCAAGGTCGCGCGCTCGCGCGGGATGACCCGCGACCAGGTGCACGAGGTGGCCCGGGGCCGGGTGTGGACCGGTCAGGACGCCAAGGAGCGCGGTCTGGTCGACGAACTCGGCGGGCTGGAGACGGCCGTGCGCCTGGCGCGGGAGAAGGCGGGCGCCGGCGCGCTGCCCCTGCGCGCCTTCCCCCGCCCGAACCCGCTGGACCGGTTCCGGCCGCACGAGTCGAGTGAGGACCTGGCCGCGGCGCAGCCGCAGAGCGCCCTGGGGGCCTGGAGCGCCTGGGGGCCGCTGGAGCACGCCGCGCGCGCCCTGGGCCTGCCCGCGGGGGGCG